The proteins below are encoded in one region of Brachyspira intermedia PWS/A:
- a CDS encoding flagellar filament outer layer protein FlaA encodes METRLLYNFETLDEWQPISNASRFMFRGDRTNENGVVMKYPNMRLFATKPYGMGNQSYNSTNSLSVSVSFFRKSYNFFDLVPTVQKIIPGKAQTFDVWVWGGNYDYTMEMIFEDYRGYTYTLPLGSIRYIGWRNMSTAVPSFIPQEEPYVPRAKGLRFMNFRFWSSPEERADNFVVLLDYFQTVTDTFREAYDGSDIETTLGQEVGGRSSEQYTEGGAKVVGEDGGTADTTTEQPQEAQQ; translated from the coding sequence ATGGAAACTAGATTGCTTTACAACTTTGAAACATTAGACGAATGGCAACCAATATCAAATGCTAGCCGTTTTATGTTTAGAGGTGATAGAACAAATGAAAATGGTGTTGTAATGAAATATCCTAACATGAGATTGTTCGCTACAAAACCATATGGTATGGGTAACCAAAGTTATAATTCAACTAATTCATTATCAGTAAGTGTTTCTTTTTTCAGAAAATCTTATAACTTCTTTGACTTAGTTCCAACAGTACAAAAAATCATACCAGGTAAAGCTCAAACTTTCGACGTTTGGGTATGGGGTGGTAATTATGACTATACTATGGAAATGATATTTGAAGATTATCGTGGTTATACTTATACATTGCCTTTGGGATCTATAAGATATATAGGTTGGAGAAATATGAGTACAGCAGTACCATCTTTCATTCCTCAAGAAGAGCCTTATGTTCCTAGAGCTAAAGGTTTAAGATTTATGAATTTCCGTTTCTGGTCATCACCAGAGGAAAGAGCTGATAACTTTGTAGTTTTATTGGATTACTTCCAAACAGTAACAGATACATTCAGAGAAGCTTATGACGGTTCTGATATTGAAACTACATTAGGTCAGGAAGTTGGTGGAAGATCTTCTGAACAATATACAGAAGGCGGAGCTAAAGTAGTAGGTGAAGATGGCGGTACTGCTGATACTACTACAGAACAGCCACAAGAAGCGCAACAATAA
- a CDS encoding amino acid ABC transporter ATP-binding/permease protein produces the protein MRRSGIKIMAQLIGLITPLMHVMILAITTGVLGFLCAISITIFGGYAILTYLGLDSLFTIKTIFITVLVLAALRGILHYIEQLSNHYIAFKLLALIRDKVFKALRKLSPAKLEGRDKGNLIALITSDIELLEVFYAHTISPIAIGILTSLIMTIFIGSFNIVLGAIAFLGYFTIGFIIPYFSSKFGKNDGMAYRNNFGKLNSYFLDSLWGIKEILQFGYGEKRIQNIESKTDDLMDLNKKLKKYEGIISGLTTSAVSLFTLAVLIVSIMISKESNFAAIIIPTIAMASSFGPVIALSNLSNNLFMTLASGERVLNLLAEKPIVEEVYEGKKDISFNGVECEDVYFDYEGENILNDYNLEIEPNKIIGISGKSGSGKSTLLKLFMRFWDIKEGSIKISNTNIKDINTDKLRDMESYVTQETSIFKDTIENNIKIADQNATHEEVVEACKKASLHDFIMSLPNGYDTNVGELGDTLSGGEKQRIGIARSFLHKAPFILLDEPTSNLDSLNEAVILKSIKDNSENRTVVLVSHRLSTLNIADKIYKMKTDRVS, from the coding sequence ATGAGAAGAAGCGGTATAAAAATTATGGCACAATTAATTGGTTTAATTACTCCGCTTATGCATGTTATGATATTAGCTATAACTACAGGAGTATTAGGTTTTTTATGTGCTATATCTATAACTATATTTGGAGGATATGCCATATTAACATATTTAGGTTTAGATTCTCTATTTACAATAAAAACTATATTTATAACTGTTTTAGTACTTGCAGCTTTAAGAGGGATACTTCACTATATTGAACAGTTAAGCAATCATTATATAGCATTTAAATTACTTGCTTTAATAAGAGATAAAGTTTTCAAAGCTTTAAGAAAATTATCTCCTGCCAAACTTGAAGGAAGAGATAAAGGAAACTTAATAGCACTTATTACAAGCGATATAGAATTATTAGAAGTATTTTATGCCCATACTATTTCACCTATAGCTATAGGAATATTAACTTCTCTTATAATGACAATATTCATAGGAAGTTTTAATATTGTACTAGGTGCTATTGCTTTTTTGGGATATTTTACTATAGGTTTTATTATTCCTTATTTTTCATCTAAATTTGGGAAAAATGATGGAATGGCTTATAGAAATAATTTCGGAAAATTAAACAGTTATTTTCTTGACAGTTTATGGGGAATAAAAGAAATACTTCAATTCGGATATGGTGAGAAAAGAATACAAAATATAGAAAGTAAAACTGATGATTTAATGGATTTAAATAAAAAATTAAAAAAATATGAAGGTATAATATCAGGACTTACAACTTCTGCTGTATCATTATTTACATTAGCTGTTCTTATTGTAAGTATAATGATATCAAAAGAATCAAATTTTGCTGCGATTATAATACCTACTATAGCAATGGCAAGTTCTTTTGGTCCTGTTATAGCATTGAGTAATTTATCAAACAATTTATTTATGACATTAGCTAGCGGAGAGAGAGTACTCAATTTACTTGCTGAAAAGCCTATAGTAGAAGAAGTTTATGAAGGCAAAAAAGATATTTCTTTCAATGGTGTTGAATGTGAAGATGTATATTTCGATTATGAAGGTGAGAATATATTAAATGATTATAATTTAGAGATAGAGCCTAATAAAATAATAGGTATAAGCGGAAAAAGTGGAAGCGGAAAATCAACACTTCTTAAACTTTTCATGCGTTTCTGGGATATTAAAGAAGGAAGTATTAAAATATCAAATACTAATATAAAAGATATCAACACAGATAAATTAAGAGATATGGAAAGCTATGTAACTCAGGAAACTTCTATATTCAAAGATACTATAGAAAACAATATAAAAATAGCTGATCAAAATGCCACTCATGAAGAAGTTGTGGAAGCATGCAAAAAAGCTTCATTACATGACTTTATTATGAGTCTGCCTAATGGTTATGATACAAATGTAGGTGAACTTGGAGATACTTTATCAGGAGGAGAAAAACAAAGAATAGGAATAGCAAGAAGTTTCTTACATAAAGCTCCTTTCATACTTCTTGATGAACCTACAAGCAATCTTGATAGTTTGAATGAGGCTGTTATATTGAAGTCCATAAAAGACAATAGTGAAAACAGGACAGTTGTTTTAGTTTCTCATAGACTTTCTACTCTCAATATAGCAGATAAAATTTATAAAATGAAAACTGACAGAGTAAGTTAA
- a CDS encoding glutathione peroxidase → MSIYDFNVKDINGNDVSLAKYKNKVILIVNTATRCGFTKQYKDLENIYEMYNSRGFEILDFPCNQFLNQAPESDEKIDNFCKLKYNTTFDRFKKIDVKGKNIEPLYSYLINNSNYLFNKDIKWNFTKFLIDRNGNIVRRFSSFSSYSAITKYIDKLI, encoded by the coding sequence ATGAGCATATATGATTTCAATGTTAAAGATATCAATGGTAATGATGTGTCTTTAGCAAAATATAAAAATAAAGTTATTTTGATAGTTAATACAGCTACTAGATGCGGTTTTACCAAGCAGTACAAAGATTTAGAAAATATATATGAAATGTATAATAGCAGAGGATTTGAAATATTAGATTTTCCTTGTAATCAGTTTTTAAATCAGGCTCCTGAATCAGATGAAAAAATAGATAATTTCTGTAAACTTAAATATAATACGACTTTTGATAGATTTAAAAAAATAGATGTTAAAGGAAAAAATATAGAACCTTTATATTCATATCTTATTAATAATAGCAATTATTTATTTAATAAAGATATAAAATGGAATTTCACAAAGTTCTTAATAGATAGAAATGGTAATATAGTAAGAAGATTTTCTAGTTTTTCATCTTATAGTGCTATAACTAAATATATAGATAAACTTATATAG
- a CDS encoding TetR/AcrR family transcriptional regulator: MRSLAEASNIAVGSIYNYFKSKEELTIEVIGSVWMDIFHPLNVCLESDNFLDIVDTIYKSLEKGSKKYPSFFSMHSTMMFGKNKSKGINMMNMIKKHIKEGLYKTLMNDKKVKEDAFNDNFTADKFIDTIFSFIISSMINADYDGSMIKEIIKRTIY; encoded by the coding sequence ATGCGTTCTCTTGCGGAAGCCTCTAATATAGCTGTTGGATCTATATATAATTATTTTAAATCTAAAGAAGAACTTACTATAGAAGTTATAGGAAGTGTATGGATGGATATATTCCACCCTTTAAATGTTTGTTTAGAATCTGATAATTTTTTGGATATTGTTGATACTATTTATAAAAGTTTAGAGAAAGGAAGTAAAAAATACCCTAGTTTTTTCTCTATGCATTCCACTATGATGTTTGGTAAAAATAAAAGCAAAGGCATCAATATGATGAATATGATAAAAAAGCATATTAAAGAGGGATTATATAAAACTCTTATGAATGATAAAAAAGTAAAAGAAGATGCATTTAATGATAATTTTACTGCTGATAAATTTATAGATACTATATTCTCATTTATTATCAGCTCTATGATTAATGCAGATTATGATGGTTCTATGATAAAAGAAATAATAAAAAGAACCATTTATTAA
- a CDS encoding ABC transporter ATP-binding protein/permease, translating to MINKRLISLMGNAKKYIAWHVIIQLVNLALNITAVIFMADIIQKASQGNVLKEDILKLAIAIFVIIILRFRFNILMANMSYHASGRVKQTLREKMYSKLLTLGSRYKEKFSTSEIVQISMEGVDQLETYFGRYLPQFFYSMIAPIVLFCVLSTISVKSAVILLICVPLIPISIIAIVQIAKRILKKYWGSYSDLGEIFLEDVQGLTTLKIYKADEKKNEEMNIEAEKFRIATMNLLFMQLNSTTIMDIIAYGGAALGVIISVLEYMKGNINLAGTFTIIMLSAEFFIPLRLLGSFFHIAMNGISASDKMFEILDMEEDDKRVNNINKENEEITFKDVSFAYNENKTILKNINMTIKEKSFVSIVGVSGSGKSTIAGLISLKNENYKGSIKIGSLELDTINKDDLYKKIVVVDHNSYLFEGTVYDNLKMAGDTITENQMNEALKKVELYDFLQTENGLNTVIMEKAANLSGGQRQRLALARAILFNADIYIFDEATSNVDVESEESIMQIIRDIAKEKTVILISHRLYNCIPSDHIYFLKDGIIMEEGTHNKLMSLNGEYAKIYNEQSNLESITKSESLSIAI from the coding sequence ATGATTAATAAAAGACTTATATCATTAATGGGAAATGCTAAAAAATACATAGCATGGCATGTGATAATACAGCTTGTGAATTTGGCTCTAAATATAACAGCTGTAATTTTCATGGCTGATATAATACAAAAAGCTTCACAAGGCAATGTATTAAAAGAAGATATATTAAAACTTGCTATTGCCATTTTTGTTATAATAATATTGAGATTCAGATTCAATATTTTAATGGCTAATATGTCATATCATGCTTCAGGAAGAGTAAAACAAACTTTAAGAGAAAAAATGTACTCAAAACTTCTAACACTTGGAAGCAGATATAAAGAAAAATTTTCTACAAGTGAAATAGTTCAGATATCTATGGAAGGCGTTGATCAATTAGAAACTTATTTCGGACGTTATCTTCCTCAGTTTTTCTATAGTATGATAGCTCCTATAGTACTTTTTTGTGTACTTTCTACTATAAGCGTTAAGTCGGCTGTTATACTTTTGATATGTGTTCCTCTTATACCTATATCAATCATTGCCATAGTACAAATTGCTAAGAGAATATTAAAAAAATATTGGGGAAGCTACAGCGATTTAGGTGAAATATTTTTAGAAGATGTACAGGGACTTACTACTTTAAAAATATATAAAGCAGATGAAAAGAAAAATGAAGAAATGAATATAGAAGCTGAAAAGTTCAGAATCGCTACTATGAATCTTCTTTTTATGCAGCTTAACTCTACTACTATAATGGACATAATAGCTTATGGCGGAGCTGCTTTAGGGGTAATAATATCTGTACTTGAATATATGAAAGGAAATATAAATTTAGCAGGCACATTCACTATAATAATGCTTTCTGCTGAATTCTTTATACCTTTAAGACTTTTAGGCTCTTTCTTCCACATAGCTATGAACGGAATATCAGCAAGCGACAAGATGTTTGAAATACTTGATATGGAAGAAGATGATAAGAGAGTAAATAATATAAATAAAGAAAATGAAGAGATTACTTTTAAAGATGTAAGTTTTGCATATAATGAAAATAAAACTATATTAAAAAATATTAATATGACTATAAAAGAAAAATCATTCGTTTCTATAGTAGGCGTTTCAGGTTCAGGAAAAAGCACTATAGCAGGACTCATATCTTTGAAAAATGAAAATTATAAAGGTTCAATAAAAATCGGAAGTTTAGAACTTGATACAATAAATAAAGATGATTTATACAAAAAAATAGTTGTTGTTGATCATAATAGTTATTTATTTGAAGGCACTGTATATGACAATTTAAAAATGGCTGGAGATACTATCACAGAAAATCAAATGAATGAAGCATTAAAGAAAGTTGAGCTTTATGATTTTCTTCAAACTGAAAACGGACTCAATACTGTAATAATGGAAAAAGCTGCCAATTTATCCGGAGGACAAAGACAGAGATTGGCTTTGGCTAGAGCAATACTTTTTAATGCTGACATATATATATTTGATGAAGCTACTTCCAATGTTGATGTTGAAAGCGAAGAGAGCATTATGCAGATTATAAGAGATATTGCTAAAGAAAAAACTGTAATACTTATATCTCATAGACTTTATAACTGTATACCTTCAGATCATATATATTTCTTAAAAGACGGAATAATAATGGAAGAAGGAACTCATAATAAACTGATGAGCTTAAATGGAGAGTATGCTAAAATTTACAATGAACAAAGCAACTTAGAAAGCATAACTAAAAGCGAAAGCTTAAGCATAGCCATTTAA
- a CDS encoding SagB/ThcOx family dehydrogenase produces the protein MKAKDKNLKNKLKKIEVSKEELEAKEIPLLFSVVNFSSNIPVSMYADTIGIKTSESSYRASMHSEVNRNISEEYLLNSKKSSIDLSTMLDVVGYSSFPIDASLSNRILLEEEVHKKGNAVKLPPYKNINAPIGSVIRSRRSRRDFKGKPLTMVDLSNLLYYGDGISGDFDFNLNKNEYGTITFSDKYISKLRTAPSGGGLYPIYLYIAALNINNLDKGIYKYMPFTHSLEKIKLFNDEDLENYYNNNVFGGGIDLRKTALSIYYVYSIYENSRKYGDMGLQFALIETGEIAQNIQLTAAASGILACDIGGFNKTLSEDLLNIDGNTNHVVHLTLLSK, from the coding sequence ATGAAAGCGAAAGATAAGAATTTAAAAAATAAATTAAAAAAAATAGAAGTATCAAAAGAGGAATTGGAAGCTAAAGAGATTCCATTGCTTTTTAGTGTGGTAAATTTTTCTTCAAATATACCTGTTTCTATGTATGCAGATACTATAGGAATAAAAACTTCTGAATCTTCATATAGAGCTTCAATGCATTCGGAAGTAAACAGAAATATCAGTGAAGAATATCTTTTAAACTCTAAAAAATCATCGATAGATTTATCTACAATGCTTGATGTTGTAGGCTATTCATCATTTCCAATAGATGCATCTTTGAGTAATAGGATATTATTAGAAGAAGAAGTACATAAAAAAGGAAATGCCGTTAAACTTCCTCCTTATAAAAATATTAATGCTCCTATAGGCTCTGTAATAAGATCAAGAAGAAGCAGAAGAGATTTCAAAGGAAAGCCATTAACAATGGTTGATTTATCCAATTTACTTTATTATGGAGATGGAATTTCAGGAGATTTTGATTTTAATTTGAATAAAAATGAATACGGAACAATAACTTTTTCAGATAAATACATATCAAAGTTAAGAACAGCTCCTTCAGGCGGAGGACTTTATCCTATATATCTTTATATAGCAGCACTCAATATAAATAATCTTGATAAAGGTATATACAAATACATGCCTTTTACTCATTCTCTTGAAAAAATAAAATTATTCAATGATGAGGATTTAGAAAACTATTATAATAATAATGTTTTCGGCGGCGGTATAGATTTAAGAAAAACGGCATTATCCATTTATTATGTGTATAGTATATATGAAAACTCAAGGAAGTACGGAGATATGGGACTTCAATTTGCTTTAATAGAAACGGGTGAGATTGCTCAAAATATACAGCTTACTGCAGCGGCAAGCGGTATTTTGGCATGCGATATCGGAGGATTTAATAAAACTTTATCCGAGGATTTACTCAATATTGACGGTAATACTAATCATGTTGTGCATTTGACTTTACTTTCAAAATAA
- a CDS encoding YbaN family protein, with product MRILFISLGFLFMGIGIVGVVVPILPTAPFLLLSGFFFAKGSKKFHDWFISTNIYKKHLESFVKSKTMTLKSKLTILIPVTIMLSIAFIFINHLHARIALVVVLLIKYIYFFAYIKTTKEYSESIETNIELDKEN from the coding sequence ATGAGAATATTATTTATATCTTTAGGTTTTTTATTTATGGGTATAGGTATTGTTGGAGTGGTAGTTCCTATACTTCCAACAGCACCTTTTTTACTCTTATCAGGATTCTTTTTTGCTAAAGGATCTAAAAAATTTCATGATTGGTTTATATCAACTAATATTTATAAAAAGCATTTAGAAAGTTTTGTTAAATCAAAAACTATGACTTTAAAATCTAAATTAACTATATTGATACCTGTTACTATCATGCTTTCAATAGCATTCATATTCATAAATCATTTGCATGCTAGAATAGCATTAGTTGTAGTACTATTAATAAAATATATATATTTCTTTGCTTATATAAAAACTACAAAAGAATACAGCGAAAGCATAGAAACAAATATTGAATTAGATAAAGAAAATTAA
- a CDS encoding Leu/Phe/Val dehydrogenase gives MEIFNYMEKYNYEELVFFNDSKTGLKAITCIHSTKLGPSLGGTRLWNYNNENEAIEDVLRLARGMSLKSACAGLDLGGGKTVIMADPKKVKGNELFWRSYGRFIESLNGRYITAEDVNTSTEEMEYVAKETNFVAGLRSKSGDPSPMTAYGVYMAIKASALKAFGTDNLGGKKISIQGLGHVGLVLCDYLAKDNVHLFVSDIDNDKVKKAVELYKAKEVDVNSIYEQDVDIFAPCGLGAIINDETIPKLKCKVIAGSANNVLKESHHGRILKEKGIVYAPDYVANAGGVINVAMENPTYNYEAAKTATEKIYNRILEIFEISDRENISTNEAADKLAMQRIESIGEIHSRYIRR, from the coding sequence ATGGAAATTTTTAATTATATGGAAAAATACAATTATGAAGAATTGGTATTTTTTAATGACAGCAAAACAGGTCTTAAAGCTATTACCTGCATTCACTCCACAAAATTAGGGCCTTCTCTTGGAGGTACAAGACTTTGGAATTACAATAATGAAAATGAAGCTATAGAAGATGTTTTGAGGCTTGCAAGAGGAATGTCTTTAAAATCTGCATGTGCTGGACTTGATTTAGGAGGCGGAAAAACTGTAATAATGGCCGATCCTAAAAAAGTTAAAGGGAATGAGCTTTTCTGGAGATCTTACGGAAGATTTATAGAATCTTTAAACGGAAGATATATCACTGCTGAAGATGTAAACACAAGTACAGAAGAAATGGAATATGTTGCTAAAGAAACTAATTTTGTAGCAGGACTAAGAAGCAAATCCGGAGACCCTTCTCCTATGACTGCTTATGGTGTTTATATGGCTATAAAAGCAAGTGCATTAAAAGCTTTCGGAACTGATAATTTAGGCGGCAAAAAAATATCAATTCAGGGACTTGGACATGTAGGTTTGGTATTATGTGATTATTTAGCTAAAGATAATGTTCATTTATTCGTATCTGATATTGATAATGATAAAGTGAAAAAGGCTGTTGAACTATATAAAGCTAAAGAAGTTGATGTTAATTCTATATATGAACAAGATGTGGATATATTTGCTCCTTGCGGATTAGGTGCTATAATAAATGATGAAACTATACCAAAATTAAAATGCAAAGTTATAGCAGGTTCAGCTAATAATGTTCTTAAAGAATCTCATCATGGAAGAATATTGAAAGAGAAAGGTATTGTTTATGCTCCTGATTATGTTGCAAATGCAGGAGGCGTTATAAATGTGGCTATGGAAAATCCTACCTATAATTATGAGGCTGCTAAAACTGCTACAGAAAAAATATATAATAGAATATTAGAAATATTTGAAATATCCGACAGAGAAAATATTTCTACAAATGAAGCTGCCGATAAATTAGCTATGCAAAGAATAGAATCTATAGGCGAAATACATTCAAGATATATAAGAAGATAA
- a CDS encoding ankyrin repeat domain-containing protein, giving the protein MPINTNLYKRSKLYDLLSKIIKKKDDENFDLKDHINKLLELISKSTEEEVNYADNKISCLHLAVQIDNADVVAALIAKGANVNAINERGVSPLHTAIIKNQPEEVIKVLLDNGADYNIEEANFSALALAEIMNVPYMHLFKK; this is encoded by the coding sequence ATGCCAATTAACACTAATTTATATAAAAGATCCAAATTATACGACTTGCTTTCTAAAATTATTAAAAAGAAAGATGATGAAAATTTTGACTTGAAGGATCATATCAATAAATTATTGGAGCTTATATCAAAAAGTACAGAGGAAGAAGTAAATTATGCAGATAATAAAATAAGCTGTCTTCATCTTGCTGTGCAGATAGATAATGCTGATGTAGTTGCAGCTTTAATAGCAAAGGGTGCAAATGTTAATGCTATAAATGAGAGAGGTGTTAGTCCATTGCATACTGCTATCATAAAAAATCAGCCTGAAGAAGTTATAAAAGTATTATTAGATAATGGAGCTGATTACAACATAGAAGAAGCAAATTTTTCAGCACTTGCTTTGGCAGAAATAATGAATGTTCCATATATGCATTTATTTAAAAAATAA
- a CDS encoding pseudouridine synthase: MRLNKYIASLNIASRREADRLIQNGNVKVNGIVNTNPATQVDENDKIECSIEQYKEDKIYIKLNKPRGYVVSSNKNEGKPIYNLIKNDFDNIYPVGRLDKDSSGLILLTNDGVFAKQIIGENTNCEKEYYVRVNDSVPDGALKKLEYGISLDGQKLKPAKVKRVNKNSFHIILTEGKNRQIRRMCQKIGFEVIILKRLRISGILLGDLKEGSFQNLTKEEIDSILKSEL; the protein is encoded by the coding sequence ATGAGATTAAATAAATATATAGCATCTTTAAATATCGCAAGCAGAAGAGAAGCTGATAGGCTTATTCAAAATGGAAATGTTAAAGTTAATGGAATAGTAAATACAAATCCTGCTACACAAGTTGATGAAAATGATAAAATAGAATGCAGTATAGAACAATATAAAGAAGATAAAATATATATAAAGCTAAATAAGCCTAGAGGTTATGTTGTATCATCAAATAAAAATGAAGGAAAACCTATATATAATCTTATAAAAAATGATTTTGATAATATATATCCTGTGGGAAGATTGGATAAAGACAGCAGCGGACTTATACTTCTTACTAATGATGGTGTATTTGCTAAACAAATAATAGGAGAAAATACAAACTGTGAAAAAGAGTACTATGTAAGAGTAAATGACAGTGTACCTGACGGAGCTTTGAAAAAATTAGAATATGGTATTTCATTAGACGGGCAAAAACTTAAACCTGCAAAAGTAAAAAGAGTTAATAAAAATTCATTTCATATAATATTAACAGAAGGCAAAAACAGACAGATAAGAAGAATGTGCCAGAAAATAGGTTTTGAAGTTATAATACTTAAAAGGCTTAGAATATCCGGTATTTTATTGGGCGATCTTAAAGAAGGCTCCTTTCAAAATCTAACCAAAGAAGAAATAGACTCAATTCTAAAAAGCGAACTATAA
- the mazG gene encoding nucleoside triphosphate pyrophosphohydrolase: MKSFEELISIIQTLRGENGCAWDKVQTFDSLIPCFLEEAYELVEAINNKDYENIKEELGDVLLHVVFFSELAKDENKFNIDDVCKNINEKLIRRHPHVFGDSNVKDVQGILKQWDKIKKEEKGTDGADEFKSVLDGIPKSLPIMEKSYKLMKKAASVGFEYEHIDDSLSKVEEELLEVKEAYKEQDKEHLEEEIGDLIMTVLDFARMNKINPVNSLIKVNEKFRKRFNYVEKTAYEMNKKLEDMSLDEMDQLWNEYKKKERENK; this comes from the coding sequence ATGAAATCATTTGAAGAACTTATATCTATAATACAAACTTTAAGAGGAGAAAATGGATGTGCTTGGGATAAGGTACAGACTTTTGATAGTTTAATACCTTGTTTTTTAGAAGAGGCTTATGAACTTGTAGAGGCTATCAACAATAAAGATTATGAGAATATCAAAGAAGAACTTGGAGATGTGCTTTTGCATGTTGTATTTTTTTCAGAGCTTGCAAAAGATGAAAATAAATTTAACATAGATGATGTTTGTAAAAATATTAATGAAAAACTTATAAGAAGGCATCCGCATGTATTTGGTGATAGTAATGTAAAAGATGTGCAGGGTATACTTAAGCAGTGGGATAAAATAAAAAAAGAAGAGAAAGGTACTGACGGGGCAGATGAATTTAAAAGTGTGCTTGATGGAATACCTAAATCACTTCCTATTATGGAAAAATCCTATAAATTAATGAAAAAAGCAGCTAGTGTGGGCTTTGAATATGAACATATTGATGACTCTTTATCTAAAGTAGAAGAAGAACTTTTGGAAGTAAAAGAGGCGTATAAAGAGCAAGATAAGGAACATTTGGAAGAGGAAATAGGGGATTTGATTATGACTGTTCTTGATTTTGCTCGTATGAATAAAATTAATCCTGTAAATTCTCTTATTAAAGTTAATGAAAAGTTTAGAAAAAGATTTAATTATGTTGAAAAAACTGCCTATGAAATGAATAAGAAATTAGAAGATATGTCTTTAGATGAAATGGATCAACTCTGGAATGAATATAAGAAAAAAGAAAGAGAAAATAAATGA
- a CDS encoding flagellar filament outer layer protein FlaA yields the protein MKRLSILITMLILTVAFLLFAQDAAQTGEQTTQNQGEDGNNFVTEAITNYLIDDFEFANTWQASMPRDYGVVSIIRREGGPADVVAEGAENNKYILGAKVEYFRTGYPWFSVTPPRPVKIPGYTKELSVWVAGRNHNNKMSFYIYDVNGKPQSVGNEALNFMGWKNITVQVPANVRQEEFRGQVEQGISFMGIHVKVDPKDSYGKYYIYFDQLMAKTDMYLETYREEDDPLDTW from the coding sequence ATGAAAAGATTAAGTATCTTGATAACAATGTTAATTCTAACTGTTGCATTCTTGTTGTTTGCCCAAGATGCGGCTCAAACAGGTGAGCAAACTACTCAAAATCAGGGTGAAGATGGTAATAATTTCGTAACTGAAGCTATCACTAATTACTTAATAGATGATTTTGAATTTGCTAATACTTGGCAAGCTTCTATGCCTAGAGATTATGGTGTAGTTAGTATTATTCGTCGTGAAGGCGGTCCAGCTGATGTTGTAGCTGAAGGTGCTGAAAATAATAAATATATTTTAGGTGCTAAAGTAGAGTACTTCAGAACAGGTTATCCTTGGTTCTCTGTTACTCCTCCTAGACCTGTTAAAATACCTGGTTATACTAAAGAACTTAGTGTTTGGGTAGCAGGACGTAACCATAATAACAAAATGAGTTTCTACATTTACGATGTAAATGGTAAACCTCAATCTGTTGGTAATGAAGCTCTTAACTTTATGGGTTGGAAAAACATTACTGTACAAGTTCCTGCTAATGTAAGACAAGAAGAATTCAGAGGTCAAGTTGAACAAGGTATTAGCTTTATGGGTATACATGTTAAAGTTGATCCTAAAGATTCTTATGGTAAATACTATATCTATTTCGACCAATTAATGGCTAAAACAGATATGTACTTAGAAACTTATAGAGAAGAAGATGACCCATTAGATACTTGGTAA